GTGGTCTTCTTCCGATCATCTCGTCGTGACTAGTTCACTACTAGTTGACTGTCAACATCCTATTCCTCCTCAGCTCTTATGCTTTATTCTTTTCCAGATGAGGTTGAGCCCCACAAACCCCAAGACGACAATATCCGAGTGAGGGTGACGAAGGTTGAGTTCAAGGACCCTAATGAACCTGCAGAGAAGCAAGCCAGTCCCTCAGACACCAAGAGCGTTCTCGGCGATGCTCAGAAACTCAAATTAGAGAACTCTGTGAGGGAGGAGTTAAAAAAGGCGGGTCTTGATAAAAGTGGTAAGTACTTTTACTAAACTGTCTCCTAATCTGAATCGAATGCTGAGGAAGATGACAATCCTACATGAATATTATTGCAGTAAGGACTGAAACTCTTGTTGCTTAGCAGTACAAAAAGAGCCACATCAAGTCTTTAGGAGTAAAACAAAATATGGCAGAACCTCTCTCTGAGGGACACCCTTGTGATAGTGAAATGCTGCGGGGGTGTATGCTCAAGGAGGCTCCACTCTTGTACCCTTCTCCTTATCTCTTGTTGTCTGTGTTCCAGGTAAAAAAATACATATAAAAATCATCACTTCGATGCCAACCGATGGGACGGGGTTCCAGGTGACGGACGAAGACTCTGCTGCATTTAATAAAATGATTGTCACGATATTGGTAAGTTTATGATTCAGGGACTGACAAGGATGTCAAGGAGTTCACATTCCTTGTCTTCACATTCCTTGAATAAGCCTTGAAATCGATATTCTCTCAGCCTGAGGTCTTTTATGGGGCAaattgaaaatctaatgcatAAGCTGACCAGTGATGGAGCAATCCATCTGCTTAGACTGGCTGAGAAAATCTTACAATTGAGATTTGTTGTGCCTTCTAACCCGTTATGTTCTTCCTCTTCAGGGTGGCAATCAAGATGAGATGAGAGAGCAAGAGCGTCAGCTGCAGTTCGAAGACAGCTATAACTTTGTTTATAAAccacagaagaaaaaaaaggaggCGTCGCCAGTTATTCCGTAAATTATGTGATATGTGCttaaaatagttctgatgcAAAGGCTGATGAAGAAAGCCattatgaagaagaaaaagctaATCAGGGTAGGGACAGTACTCCAGATCTGAATCCTAACTGTTTTGGTGCAAACctgcaaaatttcaaaaagattCATTTCATTAACTGAGAAAACCATTACAGACACAGCAGAGGAAATCTACGTGAACTCAAATGGTCTGATGTCGATTCACTGGCTTTTGTATCCAAACTCTTTGTATGtttgtggggggagggggggggggcactgggACTCATTGACAGAGATTTATATGTCTACTGTGTACctctttgaaatgaaataatgctGCTGTTTTTAAGCTCTCGGTGCCTCTGGTGCCAGGGATTCGTTTCCGAATATTGGTTCTGCTCAAGAAGGTTATTTCCTATGTCCGAATTATGATCTAAAATCTCCTGGGATTGTTGTCACAATCATAACATTTGAAATTATCCGTCAAAGCTCCTCAAATTTCAACTTATTCATGTAACCATTATCATTTCATGAGGTACACAGTGCGGGGCAATAGTGGGAGATTTGGAAATCACACAATGTGACAAGCAATGATGGGAGGTTTAGATGCAACCTCTCAAAATCTCCAACTTTGCCCTGGTCAGTTGCAATATTTTAGCTAATCATGAACCATGAAGCCATTTCACTgctttgtacatgtaagatgaTGTTATTGTTATTTATTCACGTTTTGTATCTTAAAGTATCGCTGACTTTGTGAAGTCATGTTTGACCAAGTTGAGATAGTCTTGTCCCTTGATACTGATGTCACCACTTCATTTAGTCTCCACATTTGAATGCTTATAACTATTCAGAGTTTGTAGGGTAACCCCCTCTATTAAAGCACATCAAGTGTACATTTTAATCTAGTACAGGAACTGTGTACTACACAAGATGGTCAGGCAGTTGTAGGATGTACAGGAACTGTGTACTACACAAGATGGTCAGGCAGTTGTAGGATGTACAGGAACTGTGTACTACACAAGATGGTCAGGCAGTTGTAGGATGTACTACTCATCAGGATAAAATGAGATGCTGAAACTTAAGTTTTTCCTCAATGCCAAAATCAAAACCTTGTATACTTGTGACTAAGTAAAGTATGAATAAATTGTTTGATATTTCTCTATCATATCGTTGTTTTATTCTGTTTTGCTTTCGTGGCTAGGGCCTGCCAGTTGGAGAACTCTCGTACCTCACCTCTGTATGAACCTTGGGCGAAGCATAACTGGCAATGTTCCCGAAACTGGAAGAGATCTGCTGATGCACAACTCAAGAGTTGCTGATTTCATATGAGTCTAAAGGATATTCTACGATTATTATCTGTTTCTCTCCCTCCGAGTCGGGTAGCTCCAATTTCAGGTCTAGTTTGGCAAGATTCCTTGTGCTGTTATCATCAATGTTCAGTCCAAGAACACCCTCACAACAGGACTAGGTTGTTGTGATGAAACAAACTCAAGGGGTCTCCTGATTGTTCTTCATCTCTCCCGCCATTGTTGGTTCTATTTTTGGTATGGGTGTGGCGAGATTCCGTGATATTAGTTCTGTCACCCCCTTACTCTTCAGACCTTGACAATCCTTGTGTATGGCAGCCTTGGTGCTTGGTGCCACCAGCTTCAGCTGCTCCAAGAACTGGTTGCGCTCTGAAAAGAAGGGGGAAATTCAAAAGTGAAAGGAATGTTCAATTGTGATTCACATGAAGGACTTGGAGCTATGTAAAGGTCAATCCAGACACACTTTAGAATAAGTCCTACATTATTGTCCAGCACTATTgacatgtttcattttcattggtaTAAAAATCAATGTTAGGGTGGTCTTGCATGAAGCTCATGACTTACCTCCATTGACTCTGAGTAGAGTGTACACCTCCTGCTCCTGATTCCTGGCATGCTCCATGAATCGGATACAGAACAAGGCATCCAGGTTTAGTGCGAATAAACCCTTGGCTCTGAAAAGGAagtcagattttttttcaatcataAAGTAgaaagttgtgacattgtctttaccAAGTGTTTGTTTTAGTTTCAGAGCTTCTTGTGGATCATAGCACTGACCAGCTCAAGTATTTGACCCCAAATACAGTGATTGTTTcttccaggttgtgacattgtcttctatGCGTCTTCcgggttgtgacattgccccCAACGCAATCTATATTTTCTCTGTACGTGGACCATTGCGGTTGTGAAAGGGACCAAGGCCCAGTGGTTGTACAGGCCTAACATGATTGTATTGCAGGGGATGATCCCGCCACAAGTATAGTCCCGGTATGGTCAATTCTCCCAGGGAGATACATTTACTGTCACGCCACACAAACCACAATCCAATTAGAAAATATCGATTAGAAATAATATCCAATAACAAAATTTAGAaattgatgaagtttcagtccaatcgGCCTACTTATGTGGTTtgggggctcaaattaacccaTCGTGGTCAAAAAGCTGATGCGCACCAGAACCTTTCGTTCAAATTGACCAAAACCTTGTATAGCTGTCCAGACTTTCATTGATATACTTTCTAATACAATATATGCAGATTGAACAGACCCATCCATGTCTGGCTGGTCATGTTGCCATCAACCACGAGAGTGCTGTACTGGCTTGTGGGGGCGGCTACACCCCCAGGGCATTACTCAATCTGGCGGTTGATTGAGGGAGGATCTCTTCCGCTCTCTTAGCTTTAAGAAACTACGGCCATACCTCAATAGATATGTATCTGTATCTTGTTCCTCACATGACATCTCCAGATGGAACATGCCTCCTACGTCGAATGAGACCTTGTCCATAAGGAcggtcatgtaggcctggccGCCCGGGATCAAGCTCGTCAGCCAGGTGCCGCGCATCTTACTCGGGAACACACACACACGGTCTGCAAGTAGCATTAGAATCTTTGATCATAGATTAAAGATAGAGCTAAAGAtatagcactgatgcttgtggCCAAGGGTACCACCCTGATAGCTCTGTGGCTCTGTGGCTCTGTGGCTCTgtggctctgtggtggaactctaTGGCGGCTGACTTCGTTACCGAAAACGGATTGACTGTCTGGCGTGCATCTTAAAACTCCGAAAGCACATGAAGAAGAGGCTTAAAAACTAGATGAAACAGTTCTATGCATTCTGGGATTAGTGCCACTAAACGGTAAATACATCAAAACAattgttctttttttctgtttaaaGCAGCTATCCTCAATGAAAGGCTGTTATCGCTCTAATAGCATCAACTCAAAGCTTTGTTTGGTAAGTCACAAAGATTCTTCCTGTAGTGACTTCacatgaatattttttaaagcaGGTTAAGTCGTATTCAGATTCTACCTTAAGGAAGAACAGGGGACTCATGGCCTAAGAATAGACCCAACCCGAGTAATATAATGTCAACAAGTCTTCCGTAGTTTTTTACTGGATGAAAGAGTGTCCCGGTTATTGTTGTAGAAAAAGGAAACTATCTTAATGGTTTTCGTAGAAGGAGATCAACTtcaatctttcttttttttggaACATTCATCCCATATATATCATACATTAGGAAGATTTCgaaaatccccgaaacgccaaagcCACGCCTACCTTCTTCGGCACGGATCAGCACAGGTTTCCGAATAGCTTCATCAACGCTCAATAATCCGTCAACATATTTCAGAAAAGGGAAAAAGAAACGACCACTTACCTGCGTTCGTTGATGATATAAAAAAGAGTAGTAGGACCAGCCATAGATATCGCccgttgaacatattttatcaATCACAGCACAGTCAATGTATTCCTTGTAACTGAATATTATTAATCCTGTGTCAAACGCGCAAATCCAAATCGCAATAGATTTCAGCTTCACTTGGCGACAAGCTTCACCGACAAACAAATAATCCAGTAAGAACTGGAACAGTAATAGCAGGTTTTGGTCAATTTAAACGAAAGTCTCGGTCTTTTAGGACAGTTATACCAGGTTCTGATCTGTTCAAACGAAAGTCTTTCCTCCCTAGCTCCCCTGCCGTGGACTATTAGTACTACATAATACGCACAGAAGACGTAACCATGGGGGTAATGCCGGGAGAATTGTTCATAAACATTTCGACCTGTATGCGCTAAGGGAGGAAGCGCTTAATTGAGGAAAGCCAAAGGTCAGCTATCTTTGGAACAACTCATACAATCAAGCAGCACCTCTCCCGGGTCTAAGAGCGGACCTGGAACAGCACTTCAGGCTGGACAATATCCACCCATCTCATGCGTTAGGCGGGTTCGAGCAATTAGCCTCACCCCCGAACTGGCGTGAGCGAGGGGCGTCCTTTAGCGACTGCAAGGAAGCCGGGACGCTGTAACCTTCCCTGAACTTTTCTCCTTGATACTGAATAACCCCCGTCTCTACTAACCGAACAAATCCAAAGAAAAGGTATCagaaaacgaagatcccagacTATTAGTAAAAGTCGGCAATAGTATGTATCTTACTCAGTGAGACGAGGGAGTCTGCCACGTCGTCACATCCAGTAAAATATGGTCTCCCCCATGTCTATTGTATAGAGACACTGCAATATGAGGTACCACCACAGATGTTTCACCGGCTCTCGGGCATTGGCCCCTCTCACTTTGAGCCTATGCTCATCAAATTTGCATTTTCTTATAATTCCGAACTATTTCTATATGACGATACCTGCTCTAATGCTATTGTCTCGACAAGATCTCTATCACGTTGGAGACTGCGTATCCCCCTATTCAGTACAGGCTGTTGCGACCTTCACCAGCGGATATTGGAACAAGCTTGACTGGCCACTTTATTCTGGATGAACGGACAATGCAATATCAAACTTACCTACATTTATTAATAAAGTCTCTTTTGAGGTTGATGACTATTTCATCAACTGGAAAGGTTAATATGGGGTTACAACCTGGACTCGGTCGGTCGAGACATGTCGGTCGCTGACCTGGCATAAAAGGGTATTTATCCTACCTTCAAATAGTCAACAAAAGTGCATTTTCGTTGGTTGTGAAGATGTACCAAGCCACCTTACTTTCTCAATCCCAAGACCTGACCTGACCCTATGACCATTGGACTGCATCGCCAGCTCTCATCTCCCTTCAAGCATGAGACACCACTTCGGGGGAACGAGTGTAATGGTCCAAGATAGTTGGGGTCAGGCTATTTTATCCTGAGGGTAGGCCCTCTACACCAACACCTCAATTTAAACTTAGCATTGAGGAGGCTCGCCTGGTATTAAGAAGGCACATGGCAGCCGCCAAGTCGGATTTGGCCAAtttttgtcatcagcacagCCTGGTCTATACCTGTCTTTCTTTGCTGGATGGTCAGTCAGTGTTTGTGGGGCTGACTAGCGGGGGGAGGGGAAAGAGAACCGGCCATCATTCTCTATCATCTCGACCTACCAAGTCTCTGCCATCGCAACATTATTACTATAACTTCACCAAACCATGAGGTGCTCATCCTGCCCCTAACAAATTGTTCCACATCTTGACCAACAATGTCACATGGCTTTCAATATACCTAGAAGTAGACATCACTATCACCTGATCACGAAAGTCATTTTTGCCCTATTTCTTATTCTCTTCCCAACCATATGACCAAATCACCATTTACAGTCAATTcgatgactacatgtatttgttttattATGATTGAGCTAAGGCAACCATCGATACTTTTTGTTAAAAGAAGGATGATCCCCTTTATCACAAATTAGGCCATCCATCTTAAAGATTGATTGAAATTCTATGCCTTCATGTACGTCAATAGTGGGATTGTATTGTACTGTGAAACATTTTCTTAAGAAAGTCAACACtaatttgaaatatcatgaatatatcTAGGCCTGGCATGGGTTCTCCGTTATAAAGTGGAACTGATAGTTTTCGCCATGTTTGATAATCTAAAACATGAAGTAGGCTTACTTCGCCATGGAATCCTGATATATGCTTAAAATAAGGTAAGATGAACCTCAAAAGGGTGTTATTTTTAATTTCTCTTCTTTGACCGTGAATGATTCATACCATACCATAAACTGTCGAGTCACGAGTCGAACGAAGCCTGTAGGCACCTAATACTGGATAATCAAGTTCTCATTTGTCCTCTTCATAATCCCGGCGAGTGTTCGAGAACAGGATGGTCTCCTCGGACCCCATTGCTTTAAGATGTCGCACTAGAcgacatgtccattctttgagATAACAAGGCGTGTTGGTTATCCTTTTAGTTTTAGGACACTTTCCACCACACGGCACACTCACTCTCCGAGACAGTCCCTATTTACATCTTGAGGACAAGACATTTTGAAGATCGTTCTGTCGTTGGAGGACAGTTCTCAGCAAGTGATTGTCGATCAGAAACTTGCCTTCCTGTAATAAAACTGCTCATTGTAAATTAACTTTGATCTCCATACACATCAAAACTACATCCAAAGCAATCGGtagaagatatacatgtaccgtatTTTGTGAAAATTATTAATGATTATGCTCATCACAACAACAGTGCCTCAACATTGTGCATATTCCACATTGTGAGCGCTGGCCATAGAAGACGACTAATATGTTATCTATCTGGAAATATGTTGATCGGTCATTTCAGACATGAAGAGACTGAACGAAATTGGATGTCTCTCAAGATAGggaaattaaaaatattaaaatgttTAGCTAttcagaagtacatgtagtgagtGGGAAAACGAAAGTGTCGAATTGAACAAGTGCCACTTAACTGATTTAGTATTCACCGTAGGCTTCAGTGGTCATTATCAAAGTTACTTTATAGTGTCATGAGGAAGTTCATCAACAATAGACTTCACAGAAGCAATGAGGACTTCAATATACCATAAAAATAAAGCTCTATAATGGTTCATATGCTTATATCTAAACATAAAGATCAAATTTGCATTGCTTTGCACTTGAAATGGCGACCATAAACCAATTTGAAGGCTTTCACTGAACTATCTCAAAACCTAGACACTTCGCTCCAGGGGGTCTATGGGCAGAAGATCGCTCGGGCATACAAGGCATTCATACGATACCAAGAATGAGGTGTTTTTTAACTTAAATGACAAAAAGTTTTGGTAAACATGTACAGAATTCTTGTTCTGAGTCCTTCCAGATACAAAAATGTTGTGCCATGATAGTGGTCATTGGCCCCGGACTTAATTTCAGCTGTTGGTTAATAGAATGATTTTCCGAGATCTTCGTGGGGGCGACCAACGGAtcgaattttcaaatgaacattGAATATTGGGTTGAATTTCATTGAGCGCATTTTTAAACAGAAACTAACGCATTTCATTACTAAAAGTGCATTATGTATTCAAGTTCTTACTTTTTATGGTAGCTGTATTAGTAATGAATTAGCTTGAGTTGTGAGGATGTCAGTTTGCGCTTTGTCTCGAGCGTCCTGATGAGTCAAATACCTCAAAGGAGATTATCAACACGACGAGGCATTGTTCGTATTACCAATACATATCCTCC
This genomic window from Lineus longissimus chromosome 13, tnLinLong1.2, whole genome shotgun sequence contains:
- the LOC135498127 gene encoding uncharacterized protein LOC135498127; the protein is MFNGRYLWLVLLLFFISSTNADRVCVFPSKMRGTWLTSLIPGGQAYMTVLMDKVSFDVGGMFHLEMSCEEQDTDTYLLRAKGLFALNLDALFCIRFMEHARNQEQEVYTLLRVNGERNQFLEQLKLVAPSTKAAIHKDCQGLKSKGVTELISRNLATPIPKIEPTMAGEMKNNQETP